CTAATACTCCATCCGAGAGTTATCAGTATTTATCAAATCTGTTCCTATCTAACGGAAGGCTATTGGATCAAATGACAAAGACATTGTTGAGAAAAAGATGGCTTTTCCCggatgaaatgaaaattggatTCATGTAAGAGGAGAAAGGTTTCCCATTACTTAGCCGGAAAGATATGTGGTCATGAAATAGGGATTAAGTGGAACGGACTGGGTGGTAGAGTTGTGGAAACACCTGTTTCTTCCATATTTTGGACCTTAGCTCCATGAAACAATATGCTACTGCTGAAACATGGAAGAATTGAAATCTTAGATCAAAACACTATGTATGGATGGTATGAACTGCCTAAACAAGAATTCTTGAACAGCGAACAACCAGAGCTATTACTCACTACATCAAAAAATTTCCATTAATGAAAGATGTAAATCCATTGGAAAATCAAAAATACGCATGTCGGATGAAATGGTTGTTGCTATCTGCTCCAATAACGAATCATTGGTTTAACtgaataactaaataaaatagatagacCTTTCTCTTCGTCTCAGGTCGATGGATCTTCTCAACTGGAGGATCCCCTATATGGATAATATATGGATAATACACATTCCAGTTGACCGAGCCTAATTCTATTCTAATTGTTTTGTTCCGAAGCAAAGATATCCACGGGGCGGTTCGCCCTATTCAGATATTCACGACCGAGAAGTACTGGATTCTCTTTCGGATAGGTCCTGAAAGGAGAAGGAAAGCTGGAATGCCACCAGGCGTCTATTATTGAATTCACCCGACCCGATAGTACCCATTTTTGGAACGTCCAGTGCCAAAGTCACGGAATGGGTAAGTCGCCAATCCCTAAAACGGACTATGTAATGTACTTTATCCGCTGGGTTACGGGGGGGGCATTTTACCAGAGGTTTATATTGTATCAATCTACCCTTGTGTGCGTGATTCCTGTTGAAGCATATACTCGGGGGTGGGTGCAGGGCGAACGATTTCAAAGCGGACTCCCCATTCATTAGATAGAGAAGATCACCAAGATCTCGTGATCCGCTGCCGAACTTATTCCAATTCAATGAGCATTCTCAATATTATGCCTTGAAGAGGACTCGAACCTCCACGCTCTTTAGCACGAGATTTTGAGTCTCGCGTGTCTACCATTTCACCACCAAGGCATCTTGCAAGTGAATCGTATTCCATGAATATGATATCTATCTAGTGTGATGTATGGAATATATGACAAAGGTGGAGTGTTGGAGTATTTCTATTGATCGGTCATGTCATATAGGCCCGAGTCGGACATCCAATTGCTTCGATTTGAAGTATCCGGAGGATGTCTATATTaagattatattaaatatatatagattagaTTAAAAAGATGGACAATCAAACCTATTTATTTCTCGAttcaatagaagaaaaaaagaaaagaggtgaATAGGGTCCCAAATAACGAGAGATATGTAAAAAGAAGGCCCGATTACGCCCATTCCTAATCCTAAATGGAATGTAACGACGTAGGGATCCATATGTAAACATAGTATCTATTTAGATACGCTCGAATGACCCCTTCTCATAATGAGAATGTATATAGCCCTATTCCGGTCTGGTCCGGTATGGAATGAACTTATAATCATGGAATCGACTCGATCATCAGATTATAGATTATAAGTTCATAACCCCAGCCCATTCCATTTTGGGCGGAACAGATCTACTAATTCTTTGATTCCAGTTAGTAAAGAGGGACCTTGAACTAAGAAATAGATTCTAGAAGCTAACTAGAAGCTAAACTAAAAAGGGTATCCTGAGCAATTGCAATAATCAGGTTCATTGATATTCCTGGTATAGTAGATGCTATCACACATACAATCATACTCAATTCGATGGAATTGGTTGATCTTAAAGGGATCTTCTATAATTTCGCACGTGAGGGTTATTTCTTGGTTTCGTCCAGTCATTAATAACttgattatttttagataatagTAGATAGAAACAACGCTCGTAAGGAGTCCTATTGAAACCAAGAAATAGAGGCCTGCCTGCCATCCACACCAGAATAAATGGAGTTTTCCGAAAAAACCTGCTAGTGGAGGAAGACCTCCTAGAGATAAGAGACATAGAGCTAAAGAGAGAGCCAAAAAAGGATCTTTTGTGTATAATCCTGCATAATCTCGAATGTTATCAGTTCCGGTACGTAGACCAAATAATACAATGCAAGCAAAAGTTCCTAGATTCATGGAGATATAGAACAGCATATAAGTTATCATGCTCGCATATCCACCATTTGAGTCTCAACAATTATTCCAATAATTACATATCCGATTTGACCTATGGACGAATATGCAAGCATACGTTTCATGCTTGTTTGAGTAATAACAATGAGATTCCCCAATATCATGCTAAGAATAGCTAGGatttccagaagaagatgccaTTCGTTTgatgagaaataaaaaggaatatcGAAAATTCGAGTGGCTGAAGCCGAAGCAGCTACTTTCGAAGTAACAGAAAGAAAAGCAACGACTGGAGTGGGAGAGTCAGAGTCGAAAAGAGGATTCCTCACTTCTTTCTCTCATTCAAAACCGTGCATGAGACTTTCATCTCGCACGGCTcctaagtgataaaagtaaagaagaacttatcttctttcttttttttgattaCCTTCCTCGCGTATGTATAAGATCGAACCCATTCGATTTCTAAAACGGATTACTAATCCTTAACTTTTCGAGGAATCCTTCATCAGTGGTTGTGAATGactgatttttctcaatcttTTCGACCTTGGTTCCGTAGGAGCAAGTCAGAAAGATTGAGAAATAGAACTCATCTGATTTGATTCGTTCTCAATAGCCATGAGATGATCATCTTAGGGTGATCCTTTTGTCGACGGATGCTCCTATTACACTCGTAGTCTCTGAAGGATGAGAACCAACTATGTAGCATCTACATCGAGAATTCAAGTATTGTATACGTCATTAGTCCGATCCTTTGTAGGAACTACCCGTAATAACGAACTTGCAAAATGGATCTGTTTATCATAAAGAGAATCGTTGTTCCTGACCCTGCTTCACCTTAATTGTTATTTGAACAAGTCAAAGTCAAAGTTATGTCTTGGTCTGAGTGGGGATAGCATTTCTCTTCTGCATGTCCATGgagttttgaaaaattcaaacatcTCAGAGATAGATAGAGAGGTAGGAATTTATCGAACGAACCGCACTCCTTCGTATACGTCAGGAGTCCATTGATGAGAAGGGGCTGGGGAAAGCTTGAACCCAATTCCTACAGTGATGAATATAAGCGCAATTGAAATTCCTGGGGAGTTATACATTTGTGTATTGATAAGACCATTCACTATTTCTTGAAGCTCGATCTCTCCCCCGGATGAACCATATAGCCAAGAGAAACCATGAACCAGAATAGAAGAGCTTGCCCCACCCATGAGTAAATATTTCGTAGTAGCCTCATTAGACCGTACATCTTTCTTGGTATATCCAGATAATAGGTAGGAGCATAAACTGAAACATTCTGGAGCTACAAAGATAGTTATTAAATCGTTAGCACCGCATAAAAACATTCCTCCTAGAGTAGCTGTTAATACGAATAACAGAAACTCTGCTATAGCCATTTCTGTACATTCAATGTACTCTACGGATAGAGGAATACATAGAGTTGAacatagtaaaataagaaattgaaagatttcGTTGAAATTGTTCGTTTGGAAATTTCCTGAAAAGCTAATCATAGGTTCTTCTCTCCATCGGAACAATAGGGCCGTTATGCTCattactaaacttgttgaagaGATGAAATATAACCAAGGTATATCTTTTTGATCAGAGGTTGAATCGATCATCAGAAGAAGAATTAGGCCAAAAATTAGGATACATTCTGGGAAAATAAAACTTCCATCGAAGAGAAGCAAATGAAAGGCTTTCATAAAAATTCTCGTAGAATCGAGAATGAAGTTTTCATTCTGTACATGCCAGATCATGAATTAGTAACTGCATCCAATCTCCAAAAAAAATCCCAATTGTTTCGAACTTTCTAGTTTTGGAATGGGAATATTTACGGAATCCCCATGAATAGGATCAAACCTTATTCCATGGTATTTACATGAGATTCCTCTTTCTTATTCTTAAGCAAGTCCCCGAGAGGGCTTAGTTGATCCATGATTTATGTTTCAGCTTTCGTTTCCTTTTCGTTTGTTTCGAGAAATATATCGATCAATTccgattctttctttttctattgatTCTTTTCCGATCGAGATGTATGGATCCATGAATCTATGTGTCTATATCGATCCTGTTCATGGATTAACGAAAATGTGCAAAAGCTCTATTTGCCTCTGCCATTCTATGAGTCTCTTCCTTTTTGCGTATGGCATCGCCACTCCTTTGGCAGCATCCACTAATTCGGAACTTAATTTGAAAGCCATATTTCGACCCGGACGTTTTCAGGATGCCCTAATAACCAACGAATGGCAAGTGCTTTTCCTTGTGTGGATCCTATTTCAATGGGAACTTGATGAGTCGATCCGCCTACACGTCTTGCTTTTACTGCTATATCGGGAGTTACTCCACGTATTGCTTGACGTAAAACAGATAGTGGATTTGTTTCTGtcttttgttgaatcttttTCAAGGCTCGATAGATAATTTGATAAGCCAATGATTTTTTTCCGTGTTTCAGAATACGGTTAACCAACATGTTAACTAATCGATTACGATAAATTGGATCGGATTTTGCAGTTTTTTCTTCTGCAGTACCTCGACGTGACATGAGCGTGAAAGGGGTTCAAgaatccattttcttttataagggctaaaatcatttattttggctttttgaCCCCATATTGTAGGGTGGATCTCGAAAGATATGAAAGATCTCCCTCCAAGCCGTACATACGACTTTCATCGAATACGGTTTTCCACAGAATTCCATATGTATCTATGAGATCGAGTATGGAATTCTGTTTACTCACTAAATTGAGTATCCGTTTCCTCCCTTTCCTGCTAGGATTGGAAATCCTGTATTTTACATATCCATACGATTGAGTCCTTGGGTTTCCGAAATAGTGTAAAAGAAGTGCTTCGAATCATTGCTATTTGACCCGGACCTGTTCTAAAAGAGTCGAGGCATTTCGAATTGTTTGTTGACACGGACAAAGTCAGGAAAACCtctgaaattatttcaatattggACCTTGGACATATAATAGTTCGAATCGAATCTCTTTAGAAAGAAGATCTTTTGTCTCATGGTAGCCTGCTCCAGTCCCTTACGAAACTTTCGTTATTGGGTTAGCCATACACTTCACATGTTTCTAGCGATTCACATGGCATCATCAAATGATACAAGTCTTGGATAAGAATCTACAACGCACTAGAACGCCCTTGTTGACGATCCTTTACTCCGACAGCATCTAGGGTTCCTCGAACAATGTGATATCTCACACCGGGTAAATCCTTAACCCTTCCCCCTCTTACTAAGACTACAGAATGTTCTTGTGAATTATGGCCAATACCAGGTATATAAGCAGTGATTTCAAACCCAGAGGTTAATCGTACTCTGGCAACTTTACGTAAGGCAGAGTTTGGTTTTTTGGGGGTGATAGTGGAAAAGTTGACAGATAAGTCACCCTTACTGCCACTCTACAGAACCGTACATGAGATTTTCACCTCATACGGCTCCTCGTTCAATTCTTTCGAAGTCATTGGGTCCTTTTCCTCGTTCGAGAATCTCCTCCCTTCTTCCACTCTGTCCCGAAGAGTAACTAGGACAAATTCAGTCACGTTTTCATGTTCCAATTGAACACTTTCCATTTTTGATTATTCTCAAAAGAAGATTTTTTACCAAACATCTGCGGATCCAATCACACGATCTTATAATAAGAACAAGAGATCTTTCTCGATCAATCCCTTTGCCCCTCATTCTTCGAGAATCAGAAAGATCcttttcaagtttgaatttgttcatttggAATCTGGGTTCTTctacttcatttttatttacttatttattattttgattatttttttcccctctttttttgatttctttttttattttattccttccATCATTCCCTAAGTCCCATAGGTTTGATCCTATAGAATCTGACCCATTTTCTCATTGAGCGAGGGTACGAAATAAATCAGATTGATTTTTCGATCAAAAGCACTATGTGAAATCTTCGGTTTTTCCTCTTTCTCTATCCCTATCCCATAGGTACAGCATTTGAATCAATAGAGAACCTTTTCCTCCTATATGAATCAATATTATTACATTCCAATTCCTTACTGATACCCCCCAAGGAAAATCCCGAATTGGATCCCAAATTGACGGGTTAGTGTGAGCTTATCCATGCGGTTATGCACTCTTCGAATAGGAATCCATTTTCTGAAAGATCCTGGCTTTCGTGCTTTGGTGAGTCTCCGAGATCCTTTCGACGACCTATGTTGTGTTGAAGGGATATCTATATGATCCGATCGATTGCGTAAAGCCCGCGGTAGCAACGGAACCGGGGAAAGTATACAGAAAAGAcagttcttttctttctattatattagtattttctattctattttttctattcTATTAGTATTAGATTAGTATTCTATTCTATTAGTATTAGATTAGTATTAGTTAGATTAGATTAGTATTAGTTAGTGATCCCGGCTCAGTGAGTCCTTTCTTCCGTGATTAACTGTTGGCGCCAGTCCTAGTCCTACATTCCATTTTGTCTCTGTGGACCGAGGAGAAAGGGGGCTCAGCGGGAAGAGGATTGTACCATGAGAGAAGCAAGGAGGTCAACCTCTTTCAAATATACAACATGGATTCTGGCAATGCAATGGAGTTGGGCTTTCATGCGGATCCGAATGAATCATCTTTTCCACGGAGGTAAATCCTTGCCCGCTAGGCAAGAGGATAGCAAGTTACAAATTCTGTTTCGGTAGGACATGTATTTCTATTACTATGAAATTCATAAATGAAGTAATTAATCGTGGGGTTACCATTATCCTGTTTGTAGTGACGAATCTTGTATGTGTtcctaagaaaagaaaagaaatttgtcaaaatttcgGGGTCTTAAAGGGTCGTGGAAACACATAAGAACTCTTGAATGGAACTGGAAAGAGATGTAACTCCAGTTCCTTCGGAAATGGTAAGATCTTTGGCGCAAGAAGAAGGGGCTGATCCGTATCATCTTGACTTGGTTctgatttctctatttttttaagaataccGCTTCTCCTACTCGTATCGAATAGAACATGCTGAGGCAAACCTTCTTCATGTAAAACCTGCTTGATTTAGATCAGGAGAATCGTACGGTTTTATGAAACCATGTGTATATGGCTCGAATCCGTAGTCAATCCTATTTCCGATAGGAGCAGTTGACAATTGAATCAACTTTTCCATTATTTTCGTATCCGTAATAGTGCGAAAGGAAAGCCTGGCTCCAAGTTGTTCAAGAATAGTGGCGTTGTTGAGTTTCTCGATCCTTTGACTTAGGATTAGTCAGTTCTATTTCTTGATGGGGGCAGGGAAGGGATATAACTCAGCGGTAGAGTGTCACCTTGACGTGGTGGAAGTCATCAGTTCGAGCCTGATTATCCCTAAACCCAATGTGAGTTTTCTATTTTGCCTTGCCCCCCGCCGTGATCGAATAAGAATGGATAAGAGGCTCGTGGGATTGACGTGAGGGGGTAGGGATGGCTATATTTCTGGGAGCGAACTCCAGGCGAATATGAAGCGCATGGATACAAGTTATGCCTTGGAATGAAAGACAATTCCGAACCGGCTTTGTCTACGAACAAGGAAGCTATAAGTAATGCAACTATGAATCTCATGGAGAGTTCGATCCTGGCTCAGGATGAACGCTGGCGGCATGCTTAACACATGCAAGTCGGACGGGAAGTGGTGTTTCCAGTGGCGGACGGGTGAGTAACGCGTAAGAACCTGCCCTTGGGAGGGAACAACAGCTGGAAACGGCTGCTAATACCCCGTAGGCTGAGGAGCAAAGGAGGAATCCGCCCGAGGAGGGCTCGCGTCTGATTAGCTAGTTGGTGAGGCAATAGCTTACCAAGGCGATGATCAGTAGCTGGTCCGAGAGGATGATCAGCCACACTGGGACTGAGACACGGCCCAGACTCCTACGGGAGGCAGCAGTGGGGAATTTTCCGCAATGGGCGAAAGCCTGACGGAGCAATGCCGCGTGGAGGTAGAAGGCCCACGGGTCGTGAACTTCTTTTCCCGGAGAAGAAGCAATGACGGTATCTGGGGAATAAGCATCAGCTAACTCTGTGCCAGCAGCCGCGGTAATACAGAGGATGCAAGCGTTATCCGGAATGATTGGGCGTAAAGCGTCTGTAGGTGGCTTTTTAAGTCCGCCGTCAAATCCCAGGGCTCAACCCTGGACAGGCGGTGGAAACTACCAAGCTGG
The window above is part of the Gossypium raimondii isolate GPD5lz unplaced genomic scaffold, ASM2569854v1 Contig00324, whole genome shotgun sequence genome. Proteins encoded here:
- the LOC128038863 gene encoding NAD(P)H-quinone oxidoreductase subunit 2 A, chloroplastic-like → MIWHVQNENFILDSTRIFMKAFHLLLFDGSFIFPECILIFGLILLLMIDSTSDQKDIPWLYFISSTSLVMSITALLFRWREEPMISFSGNFQTNNFNEIFQFLILLCSTLCIPLSVEYIECTEMAIAEFLLFVLTATLGGMFLCGANDLITIFVAPECFSLCSYLLSGYTKKDVRSNEATTKYLLMGGASSSILVHGFSWLYGSSGGEIELQEIVNGLINTQMYNSPGISIALIFITVGIGFKLSPAPSHQWTPDVYEGVRFVR